TTCAGCAACAAAATTCGGGAAAACGTCTCTGTGCCTGGTATTTCCCTCCACAAAAAGCCTGAGAGACATCAGTTTCAAAACATATCCTTTATCGTGACTggagtagttaaaaaaaaaacaaactcaaatatGCGTTAGTTTTAATCCCAACATTTCCAAAATACCCTACATTTGCATCTAAGAGGAAAATGCCTCTTCCACTGCGAAAGGACTGCCTTGGCCTGCTCTGATTTTGCCGAAATACTGGCTGTTGTCTGATCCCCACTACAGAGCTGTCCTTTCTTGGAACTGAGCCAGCCATAtagcataagaaaaataaaaaaggatcaaTAAGTAACGAATATCGGTGGTGATAAAGCTTTAGATGTAAAAGTACCACATAAGGATAAATACAGCCCTGATTAACCTTTACCGAAGTTTCCGCAGCCCACGATAAAAGTGTAATGGGTTCAAGACTGGGTTCATGTGTCCCAGATGCCTTAACAACAGAGTCTAGGGAAGTTATGGTCTCTTATCAAAGATGAAATTCCAGCATACGAGGTAGTACACACTGACTGACCCAACAGAGCCCTGGTTAGGTCAGTTTCCCTCACGTCCCTTGCCTTTGGACATTTCATTTGGGGACGCTGAAGGAGCCTACTCTCCCAAGCCAGCTGTTTCCAGTCTCTCAGGCAACACACAGTGATTTTTCTCAGACTTTCTACTATATTCCGCAAGTATTCTTTACAAGGATTTCCCCAACCCATTCCCTTCCTCCCGTCCATTAGTTTTtcctgatcattttttttttcaagcctgcttctgatttcgATTCTTGATGACTCATGTTCAAGTTGTGCACAAAGTATGAACAAAGTGATGTTCAAATCTATACTCTTCTGCACGTGGCACTCAGGTCCCACCTCACTCGGGAACCCAGTCTGGCTAAGCTCTCCCAAAGCGTCCTAACCTGTGGTTTCTACCTTGGATGGACAGGTCCATTGCTGATggctcctctgctcccctccccaccactgctCTACACCTATATCACCTCTTCATTACTTTTCCTAAAATGCCTTGCCCCCCCATTCCACATGGGCCCATGCTTTCGGGCACCCTCCAGTTCTCCTTACTGACCCATGATTAACGCCATGTTATTATGCTAACCCTACCAAATAAATAATAcgtggcaaaagagactttgcagacaTGCGTATATTAAGCCTCTTGAAACGGCAAGGCtgtcctggattatctgggtgggttcGATGTAACAACAGGGTCTTTATAAaagagaggcaggagggtcagaatCAGAGAAGGAGATAGATGACAGTGGCAGtcagacagaaaagagagagagagagagaggctggaagaCGCTACACTGccggctttgaagatggaagaaggcaCCATGAGCGGGcaacctctagaagctggaaaggcaaagaaacagatcCTCCCCTAGAGTTTCCAGAAGGAATGGCAGCCCTGCCTGCCTACCCACTTTATACTTCTCCAGACCTGTAAGAAAACAACCTGTGGGggcttttggggggggtgtttttttttaattgtgttgttttaagccactaagtttgcagtaatttgttacagaagccatAGGATACTAATACGGTCCTTCGTTGTATACAACCTTAGCCTCCTCCATCATTTCCTTACCTGCCTCCTCTCATAGGCTAAAGGGTAGGCTCATCAAGCACAAGGACTGGAgcttcttctctgtctccagcAGAGTCCGACACAGTGTCAGATTCCAACTGATGGCTCCACAGTGAAATCTCCCTGGATTTCTATCAGAAACGAGCAGAGCAGACGAAGGGGCTAGTGGGCAGCCTAAGAGCAACGGAAGGGTCTCGGTCCTGAGCCGCAGATGGATGGTTTCAGCATAGGGAGGGGAGGAACAGTGCCCCGCTCTGAAGCAGGGCACCCCTGAGCCCAAGCACACCTCTTACCCAATGCAGGACTGTTACATTGCCCTGTCTGTCTCCCTAGCCTGCCTCATCACCAGCAGCGGGACGATGGAATCCACCAGGGTGAAGGCACGGAGCAGTCCCATAAGTACGTTtatattttccagtgttttcaaCTCATTTTCCACCAGTAAAAGAAGACCTGTGTTACTTCcatcagaaagaaaacattcttatACCTTCAGGTGTGAACATAACACATAAGTCCTGCCTCTGGGCCTCACACTAACGTCGACCAGCTCTCCTCACAGAAGCCCTCCTCCTGAGGAGGGCAGGCAGCACGGCGGCTGAGGGGGCAGCCTCGGCCTGGGCCAGAATCCCAGCTCTAGTACTGCCCAGTGCTGCGACCTTTAGCTGGTCCTTGAACGTCTCTGGAGACTGCAGGTAACAGCGGTATCCAGTTCACGGGAGTGCTGTGAGGATTGATCGAGGTAAAGGGCCAGGGTCGGCCAAGGGCAGCACTCAGCCACAGGAAGGACCAGCCCTCGCTAAGCGTGGGCTATGTGATCAGGAGGCCTCTGTGACCTCAGCACAGGCGGGCCCCAAACCGGGGAGACGCAGGGCCCAGGCAAAGGTCGGAAGTGGAAAAGGACGTGAACTCTGCGGCAGTGCACCAAGTAGGCTGGCGAGGCAAAGCTGTGCTTTGCTGGTCAGACTCTTTTCAAACCCTCAGGATCAAAGACAACACGAACCCAGGATAGCACTGCCTGCCCATTTTGTTTTGCAGGGCCCGACACTGACTCTCCTCCCAGAGGTGCTTTTCGAGGCACTACCTGCTGTGGGCTTCAAGTCGAATAACACAGCTAAGGAAGCCTATGGTACGGgggcttttaaaataagttactcTTGGCATCCCTAGGAAACACTTAAGTCTGTCCAAAGATCAAGCAATTGAATGGTGAGGTGATAAATAACCTTTGCCTCTCCATTTTTCCATTACCAATCTTGTGccttgtcattttttccccttctctagTTTCAAAATGCACTCTTTTGAACACACCCTGTGTTTATCGCccgtctccatgtatttttagtTAATGTTTCATGAGAATATCTAGTGGCGGATTTCATGTTTCTCACTGCGGGTTTATCCTCACACTTGAGAACACAGGTAAAGAGAAACATAAGAGACGAGAGATGGGCCTGGCAGAGCGGAACAAGTGAACATTTCAGACCTATGGGTTGTTTTTCAAGTTCTGTTAGTGTTTACTACAAGCATAAGTTCTGACAACAAACAGCATTGGGCCtcgcttattatttttttaaagattttatttttaagtaatctccacacccaacgtggggctcaaacccataaccctgagatcaagagttgcatgctctaccgactgagccagccaggcatcccagcacTGGGCCTCTGTTAATCAGAAATCCtcccttgggggcgcctgggtggctcagtcggttgagcgtccgacttcggctcaggtcatgatctcgcggtccgtgagttcgagccccgcgtcagggtctgtgctgccagctcagagcctggagcctgtttcagattctgtgtctccctctctctgaccctcccccattcatgctctgtctccctctgtctcaaaaataaataaacattaaaaaaaaaaaattaaaaaaaaaaaaaaaaagaaagaaatcctccCTTGAAACTATAGATGCGTAGCCTGAAAGACTGTTAACCAACACTGTTCCAAATGTCTCTCTTAGGGTTAATTTCATATGCACACACCCTATATATACAACATATGCCATGTGCTGTACATAACATATATCTGTCATACAATATgcagttattaaaattatatagttGTATATCATATAGttattaaaatcatttctttGATATGGACTCAAGAAATATGACAATCGCCACGTTGATTTTAGCTCACAGGCGGTAATTTAAGAAAACCGATGATTTAAGATGTCTTTACCACATTTGGAGAGATTTGAATTTGGCCTGTGATAATGGCATTGTGGTTGTGTAGAAGAATCTCCTTGTCCTTACGAGACAAGATTGCTGAAGTATTTAGAGGAGAAATCGGTCTGCAACTGATTCTCAAATGAATCTGGGCAAAAGGTAGGTTGGGTGTTCACTGACCactcttgcaacttttctgtagatttgaaatttttttttaagttattggaagaaaaagatatttttttttgctgtgattGTTCAACAAAAGCTGACTTCCTCCCAAGTAAAACAGAGCATAAGCATAAAAACACTAGAAATTCTCTAAAATCTTCATTAAAATGCATTGccaaaatcagaatatttttgcATAAAATCTTACAACTAAAACCAAAATGCTTATCTTTACTCCAAGAAGTGAGTTCATATATATTCAATACCAGTGGGTACCAAAGTCAAAGAATCtgtaataaaaacaagaataacaTCTACAAGGACAGTGAAGGCACATAGAGTGATAAGTGCTCAGGACTGCTGGGAAGTTCTTAAGAAACTATAAGATTTCACATTTGTTCTCCAAGGTAAATAAGGCCCTAGAAGTTTAAGAACTGAAAAGTGTCAGAGAAAAATACAGTCCAATAGCTCAATGCTCAATTTATACATGATATAATGAAGGGTCAGAGAAAATTATACAAGCGTGGAAGTGTGCAAGTATTTAAAACCTGATGAGGACTCCTAAAGTCAATCTGAAACCCTGTATTGCGAGTTATAATCAGTATTAGATTAATGCCCTTTGGAAACGTCCTTGTTCTTTCATAGAACTCTTTCCAGTAGAAATAAATTTAGTCTCCAATTTTAAATCCTGGCAGTTCCACAAGTTTGAAGTATTTCCAACTGAATAAAAGTAAGTCAAGTATTTTCACAAGTTTTTAGAATGATTAACAAAATATattgggggaaaaatagttattcacctgaaactaatgtaaaattgCGTGTCAACTGTgcttcgattaaaaaaaaaaaactttgtatatATGGTAAGGAAAgaagtaatgagaaaaaaagcagATACGAGACCAATAAATAATAGAAGAGTTGAAAAATGATCATGCGACTTGGTAACCTTGCTTTGCCAAATAAAACCACAAGTTACTGTGTTATCTTCTCCTTGTTTCTGAAGTCTGCTTCTCAGTGATACTTCtgtccactcattcattcagttgttCAAGTATTTAAGGACCTAATCTGTACAAAACACCACAGGGACTTCCACAGCAACGCTGCAATTTCTTAGACTATATAGTATTGACCACCCACGATAGCGTTTTTTTCTGCATATGAAGAAAGTTACTTTTTCGAGCCTAAATATGCAGccaaattgaaaaatatacaaCTCTCCATAGTTAAGCTTTCCAAAATGTGAACACTCAGCAAATACACTAATGCCACATTGGAGGGAAAATACAatgtaaggggggaaaaaaatccaagtttaCTCTTGGGACTCTGAACCATGAAGCAACTGTTAAGGTGGCCATTTATTGGATCTTGCCCTTAATTATGAGGTTCATGCAGTCTCAAGCTTGGGTTTCAAAAACCATTAATAATTACCCTTAAATggcaaacaaaaggaaaatttcataATCAGGGTGGTGAGTCCGTAAAGACTATAAAAGTCACGATCCTGCTCAACTCTTCGCACTCCTATTTGATTCTTCTAGCTGCCTTGCTGCTGGGCAACCAGGTAAGTGTGATTTTAGTACTTCCTGGagctctttctgcttcttttcagaATGGTTGTCAAAGATACAGGTCAGGAGAGAAAGTGGGTTTGTGCCATCTAAAGATATTACCAGTAACTTAGAGGCTAAAAGCTGTGGTCAGGTTTCTTCAAGGCCACAGCCTACAGAGCACAGACCAGgtacataaaatgtggagaatGTCACAACTACTAATCAAAGTGTAAGGCTCCAGGGACTATCTCGTAACAGATGTACTCTAAGAATACACACTGAACATACTAAGATGATTATTTTTACTACAccaaggaaagagcccaaaggcaCTGAAGTGTTGGCAATCATCGGTATAAAACTCCAGCTCAGCTTTCTGGTGAGCTCATTCCTTTCCCGATTTACAGGACACCAAAATGAGTGCAAAAAAGTCTCCTGAAGAACTGAAGAGCATTTTTGCAAAATACGCAGCCAAAGAAGGTGATCCAGACCAGCTGTCGAAGGAGGAGTTGAAGCTATTGATTCAGACTGAATTCCCCAGTTTGCTGAAAGTGAGTGCACAACCACAGAGCCCATGAACGGGGACTCTGATGGTGACaagggaggacaggggaggggagaggctgaggaaTGCAATACCCATCCGAGCTGGGTCTAGGCCAGAGCACACAGCAGACAAGGTGCGGGCATCTGTTGAGCAAGGGCACTTGAACGTGTTTCCCTCCCTGATGGCAGACCACATTTCAGAAGGCAAGTACCTGGAAAGCAGGTTCCAAGCCTTCTATGCCCCACAGCCTGGCACAGAACTCTCCATGACCAGCCAGAGTAAAAGGAAGCAATAATCGCATTTTCATGAAGTTAGACCTACAGGACCCCCATGTCACCCTGGGTTCAGCACCTCTGTGCCAGGCTTCAGGAAAACAAAGAGGTCTGCAAAAACATCATTGGTTGGCCTTGGACGTGCTTCATTGTTATAGGTAGGATCTGTCAAGAAGACCAATGCTTATTTGGCaatctgaaaagaaaacccaCTTTGCGCTGACAAATTGCCATCTGGCGACAcccatttatatttcaaaagcatttaaatttgtgttaatttgtGTTAAGCACCTAAATCTGTGTTAATGAGGCAGCCATGCATTGCTAAACAACTTCCAGGAAGGGATTAAATCTCTTTAGCCCTACAGTTTCTTGTCAAAACTGTTGCAGAGTTGTCAAAAT
The window above is part of the Panthera tigris isolate Pti1 chromosome X, P.tigris_Pti1_mat1.1, whole genome shotgun sequence genome. Proteins encoded here:
- the S100G gene encoding protein S100-G, whose amino-acid sequence is MSAKKSPEELKSIFAKYAAKEGDPDQLSKEELKLLIQTEFPSLLKGPSTLDDLFQELDKNGDGEVSFEEFQVLVKKISQ